The genomic region ACCATATCAATCAACTCTTGAAGCATAAAAAGTAAGAATGCTGATACAACTGCCTAAGATAATAAAAAAGCCAAGCCTAAGCTTAACTTTCCAACTCATACAAATCTGCGATAATAGCTGCGACACGTTTGATATCTCCCAGCATACCTCGCATTTCAAAATCGGCTAATACAGGGAAACCAAAACGTTGACTGTATTGCTTAGCTGTCAGGCAGTATTGGTTATTAAAGTTACGATTTCCTGAACCAACCACTCCAAAACACTTACTAGCATTATTACCATAGGCGATAAAATCTCCCACTGGCGTTGTCAATATCTCAACATCTCCGTTATCCACGCCATTCCCACCTTCAAGGTAGGTCGGTAAAAAAGCGACATAGGGATGGTCCATTTCATAGAAATCTTGGCCTTCTTTGACCAAATCCTTGATATGAATCTTTTGAACCTCAATCCCCTCGTACTGGGACAAGAGATAGTCTTTCAAGCGTGTCACAAAACTTTCAGTATTGCCACTCAGACTAATATAAACTAAAGAAATTGTCTTCATATGTACCTCCATGATTTTATGTATAATCGAAAAATAACTACCAAGATTGTAACTTGATAGTTATTTTTTGTCAATACTTAGGCAAGTTCTTCGGTTTCCTCTTCTTCCGCCAAGGCTTTCTGTTGACGCCACATCTTATAGAAGACAAGGGCTAAGAAAAGAACATTGATGACGATATAGAAAATGCTAACGGCTTGTGAAATAACACTTATCCCTAAACGCATGGTCTCATCGTGAACTAACTGCACAGCGTCTTGTAAACTAACATAGCCATAAATCGAACCAATAATGGCTAGCAAAACATAGCCGACATAAGTATAGTTTGCATATTGCAAATTCTTACGAACAAGGAAGACAATCGCTACTACAACTAAAATAGCAGATAGTACAATCAAGGCCATATTAAAAATAGAATGAGATGATTCTGCTACTCTATAGGTGTAATTGATGTTGTCTTCTAATTGCTGGGCACTAAGTCCTGCAACATGTGACTGTTTAGCACGAAGGACTTCTTTGCTAGGCAAGGGACTCAACATTCCAAACAGAGACATAGCTGAAATAAGAGCAGACAAGATTAGCAAGACCCATAGATAAATTGGTTTCTTTTTCATAATAGAACCTCCTGATATTATTATTGATATTATAGCACTTTTTGTAAAGGGATACAAATATTATAGTGTCGTTTCTACCTGTTTTCGGTAGGCTTTCGGCGATTTTCCGCACAATTTTCGGAATACTTTATAGAAATATCCAACATTACTGTAACCAACAGCATAACAAATATCTTCGATACTGTCACTAGTCGAAAGCAAGAGCTGTTGGGCGGCCTTAATGCGTTGTTTATTTAAAAGCTCTGCGAAGGTCGAATTGGTTTCACGCTTAATCAACTGCCCCAGATAGACAGGATTGATAAAAAGATCCTTACTGATATCCTTGAGGGAAAGTTCCTTCTGATAATCACGACCAATAACTTCTAGCACACTAACCACATTTTCATTCATTCGATATTGCCCAAAGAATCGAGTCAGAGTTTCCTTGATATAAGGAACCAATTCATCGAAGGATTGAATAGCATGAATGGTTTTGACAATGTCCGTCATATCATCAGCTTTGAGGTGTTCAAACAAGTGGAAGACATCCATGACAAACTGGATAAAAAGCTGTTTGGTAATCGGAACACGCGGCGTATTTTCAAGAACCACCTTCTCCAAGAGATTTAACTCTTCTACGATTTGATTGAGATTTCCCTGAATGATAACCCTATAAATCGGTTCGTAATAGGTAAAGAGACTCTCAGACTGTTGTAGATTTACAGAGC from Streptococcus mitis NCTC 12261 harbors:
- the nrdI gene encoding class Ib ribonucleoside-diphosphate reductase assembly flavoprotein NrdI, which produces MKTISLVYISLSGNTESFVTRLKDYLLSQYEGIEVQKIHIKDLVKEGQDFYEMDHPYVAFLPTYLEGGNGVDNGDVEILTTPVGDFIAYGNNASKCFGVVGSGNRNFNNQYCLTAKQYSQRFGFPVLADFEMRGMLGDIKRVAAIIADLYELES
- a CDS encoding ABC transporter permease produces the protein MKKKPIYLWVLLILSALISAMSLFGMLSPLPSKEVLRAKQSHVAGLSAQQLEDNINYTYRVAESSHSIFNMALIVLSAILVVVAIVFLVRKNLQYANYTYVGYVLLAIIGSIYGYVSLQDAVQLVHDETMRLGISVISQAVSIFYIVINVLFLALVFYKMWRQQKALAEEEETEELA
- a CDS encoding response regulator transcription factor, which encodes MYKVLLVDDEYMVTEGLKRLIPFDKWDMEVVATASHADEALEYVQENPVDVVISDVNMPDKTGLDMIREMKEILPDAAYILLSGYQEFDYVKRAMNLSVVDYLVKPVDKVELGNLLEKIAGQLGERGKKSQTLSQDLDEDGFVSYLGDKENWWIGLSKEKQGSFTIPYYVLGQDWQIFISDQPLDGLVVTPFEAPYQEHFERWKLNAEKALFYGSVNLQQSESLFTYYEPIYRVIIQGNLNQIVEELNLLEKVVLENTPRVPITKQLFIQFVMDVFHLFEHLKADDMTDIVKTIHAIQSFDELVPYIKETLTRFFGQYRMNENVVSVLEVIGRDYQKELSLKDISKDLFINPVYLGQLIKRETNSTFAELLNKQRIKAAQQLLLSTSDSIEDICYAVGYSNVGYFYKVFRKLCGKSPKAYRKQVETTL